The Erythrobacter sp. Alg231-14 genome has a segment encoding these proteins:
- a CDS encoding fatty acid desaturase: MTIQSTILPDDLSSLSDAELRKLENAVARKHSGMVPWLAVIWAFGNLAVWLSLWPLVFSGLLPLWAAFPIATVNMALVYLPTHEAQHDIIGRPGTRLRWLNEMVGHATSWMMLMPFQVLRITHLDHHRHTNDPEKDVDITSMAPGPWSAIWYAIQGRQPRAKRNEDYSAAVIRAGRPELLLLALAYRLGFIVILGALAWNGYALEALFLWWLPYQIAMTYLVFFLSWAPHHPGSHQTRYTNTRSWRSKVGNIGSMGMQFHIVHHLHPYIPLDRTPAAYHEMRPILEARGCRLGEN, from the coding sequence GTGACTATCCAATCAACGATCCTTCCCGATGATCTTTCATCCCTTTCCGATGCGGAATTGCGCAAACTTGAAAATGCCGTTGCCCGAAAACATTCGGGCATGGTCCCATGGCTCGCGGTGATCTGGGCGTTTGGCAATCTGGCGGTTTGGCTATCGCTGTGGCCTTTGGTTTTTTCCGGCCTTTTGCCGCTTTGGGCGGCTTTTCCGATCGCGACCGTCAACATGGCCTTGGTTTATCTACCCACCCATGAGGCGCAGCATGACATCATTGGTCGGCCCGGCACGCGTCTAAGGTGGCTCAATGAAATGGTAGGTCACGCGACCAGTTGGATGATGTTAATGCCTTTCCAAGTGTTGAGGATCACCCATCTTGATCACCATCGGCACACCAATGATCCGGAAAAAGATGTCGACATCACCAGCATGGCACCCGGTCCATGGAGCGCAATATGGTACGCAATCCAAGGCCGCCAACCCCGAGCAAAACGGAACGAAGATTACAGCGCCGCTGTGATACGCGCCGGGCGCCCTGAATTGCTCCTATTGGCGTTGGCCTATCGGTTGGGCTTTATCGTCATCCTTGGCGCTCTTGCCTGGAATGGATATGCGCTGGAGGCGTTGTTCCTGTGGTGGTTGCCCTATCAGATCGCGATGACATACCTCGTGTTCTTCCTGTCATGGGCACCCCACCATCCCGGATCGCATCAAACGCGTTACACAAACACGCGCAGCTGGCGTTCCAAGGTTGGAAACATCGGATCCATGGGGATGCAGTTCCACATCGTGCATCACTTACACCCCTACATACCGCTGGACCGGACTCCGGCCGCGTATCACGAAATGCGCCCGATCTTAGAAGCGCGTGGGTGCAGGCTAGGCGAAAATTAA
- the bla gene encoding class A beta-lactamase, with translation MTYNRRSILSSGLISLVALGGTLGLSGCIPPDQSPAGRFVAMLRIIEAQMGGALGVELFDTQTGLSIGLNSGMRFGHCSSFKLSLAALVLARNAAGADDADRIVTWEESDLMFVSPFTTERLNEGASLRELAEFTQKYSDNAAANILLREVGGPAALTAFWRSIGDGTSRLDRIEPHLNNVPSTEIRDTTTPSVMARTVAKLIYGDVLPDAEKATLRQWMVDTSTGTRRVRAGLPGDWRAGDKTGTSIWPGMGSLYVDIGFVENPSRGPITFATYLRMPNESDGIDPAAEAALAQVGEVLTKFAEEPGMFPI, from the coding sequence ATGACCTACAATCGGCGCTCAATCCTAAGCAGTGGGTTGATATCCCTGGTCGCCTTAGGTGGCACGCTGGGGTTGAGCGGCTGCATTCCACCCGATCAAAGCCCGGCAGGCCGTTTTGTTGCGATGCTGCGAATTATCGAAGCACAGATGGGCGGCGCCTTAGGGGTGGAATTGTTCGACACGCAAACGGGATTATCGATCGGATTGAACAGCGGAATGCGGTTTGGACACTGCTCCTCGTTTAAGCTCTCGCTCGCGGCTTTGGTGTTGGCTCGCAATGCTGCCGGTGCGGATGATGCGGATCGGATCGTGACATGGGAAGAAAGCGATCTGATGTTCGTTTCCCCCTTCACAACCGAGCGTTTGAACGAAGGGGCAAGTTTGCGCGAATTGGCGGAATTCACTCAGAAATATTCCGACAACGCCGCCGCCAACATCCTTCTTAGAGAAGTGGGCGGCCCAGCGGCGCTGACCGCTTTTTGGCGATCAATCGGTGATGGCACCAGCCGCCTCGATCGGATTGAGCCGCATCTCAACAATGTCCCATCTACCGAGATCCGCGACACGACAACTCCATCCGTTATGGCCCGCACCGTCGCAAAACTCATCTACGGCGATGTCCTGCCAGATGCAGAGAAAGCGACGCTGCGCCAATGGATGGTCGACACATCAACCGGCACCCGCCGTGTCCGCGCCGGATTGCCAGGCGATTGGCGCGCAGGCGATAAAACCGGCACATCGATTTGGCCGGGCATGGGCAGCCTATATGTCGACATTGGCTTTGTTGAAAACCCATCCCGCGGCCCAATAACATTCGCCACCTATCTACGCATGCCCAATGAAAGCGATGGTATCGATCCCGCAGCCGAAGCCGCCCTTGCCCAAGTGGGCGAAGTCTTGACCAAATTTGCCGAAGAACCGGGCATGTTTCCAATTTAG
- a CDS encoding isoaspartyl peptidase/L-asparaginase family protein, with product MADLSLGGLSAARVNADNGEPTWSIAIHGGAGTLDRDRMTPERRAAYEAALQEALDAGAAILADGGSAMDAIQAAILPMEDNPLFNAGRGAVFTWEERNELDASIMDGRDRSAGAVTGVTTVRNPILLADRVRTNSPHVFLMGGGAEQFASEQGFDVTPPEWFATEARRRSLERMRERQLSALDVDHKFGTVGAVALDQDGNMAAGTSTGGMTGKRWGRIGDAPVIGAGTYADNRSCAVSATGWGEYFIRVGVAQEICTRLRYQIRVEALEAQLSVPHDENGPTYIVHASELAMGVDIFQEVADDVMAEVKELGGDGGIILVTPEGHALYSFNTSGMYRGRATSNGVNEVAIFADE from the coding sequence TTGGCTGACTTGTCCCTTGGTGGTCTTTCTGCTGCGCGCGTCAATGCTGACAATGGAGAGCCGACTTGGTCAATTGCGATCCACGGAGGGGCGGGAACACTTGATCGCGACCGGATGACACCCGAGCGGCGCGCCGCTTACGAAGCGGCTTTGCAAGAGGCGTTGGACGCAGGCGCAGCAATCCTCGCAGATGGGGGCAGCGCGATGGATGCAATTCAGGCGGCGATCTTACCGATGGAGGACAATCCGTTGTTCAATGCCGGGCGAGGCGCGGTGTTTACATGGGAAGAGCGCAATGAACTCGACGCCTCAATCATGGATGGCCGTGACCGCAGCGCCGGGGCGGTGACCGGCGTGACGACGGTGCGCAATCCAATATTGTTAGCCGATCGGGTCCGCACGAATAGCCCGCATGTGTTCCTTATGGGAGGTGGAGCGGAGCAGTTTGCCAGCGAGCAGGGTTTCGACGTGACGCCGCCCGAATGGTTTGCGACCGAAGCCCGCCGCCGATCGTTGGAACGGATGCGTGAGCGGCAATTGTCTGCGTTGGACGTCGATCATAAATTTGGAACTGTCGGCGCAGTGGCACTGGACCAAGACGGCAACATGGCAGCAGGCACATCGACCGGCGGCATGACCGGCAAGCGCTGGGGCCGGATTGGCGATGCGCCTGTGATTGGCGCGGGGACCTATGCGGACAATCGCAGTTGTGCGGTGTCGGCAACCGGGTGGGGCGAATACTTTATCCGCGTCGGTGTGGCGCAGGAGATTTGCACGCGGTTGCGCTATCAAATCCGCGTTGAGGCTCTTGAGGCTCAATTGAGTGTCCCTCACGATGAGAACGGCCCCACTTACATCGTCCATGCCTCCGAATTGGCGATGGGTGTCGACATATTCCAAGAAGTTGCTGACGACGTCATGGCAGAGGTCAAAGAGCTAGGCGGCGACGGCGGGATCATCCTGGTCACACCAGAAGGCCACGCACTTTATAGCTTCAACACAAGCGGCATGTATCGTGGGCGCGCGACCAGCAATGGCGTGAATGAGGTTGCAATCTTTGCAGACGAATAG
- a CDS encoding RDD family protein: MSGAAPSDLAFRRARTLITPEGIPLPVTVASRGSRLGALILDIMILAAGQIAILLFLLFAFGGVLEEMEASPDDRISGAAEFLVIIIILFVFVARYGYFLSLELGPRGATLGKRALGIRVAARKGGRLTPEAIVARNLLRDIELFFPLTFIMVTTFSSIANVDAGGATWAALLWFMIFMAFPFFNKDALRAGDVIAGTWVVEAPRTKLAEALSTHGAAVEGSSEVTGAQYQFGEDELAVYGEHELQTLERMLRDAQPDALAAVHDTICRKIGWDPGAGDERAFLEAFYAQLRAKLEGDMRFGKRKADKFS, translated from the coding sequence ATGAGCGGAGCCGCCCCGTCCGATTTGGCATTCCGACGCGCACGGACATTGATCACTCCAGAGGGTATTCCCCTCCCAGTGACTGTGGCATCGCGCGGCTCACGGTTGGGCGCGTTGATCCTTGATATAATGATCCTGGCTGCGGGTCAGATCGCCATCCTGTTGTTCCTGCTCTTCGCATTTGGCGGTGTGTTGGAAGAAATGGAGGCGTCACCCGATGACCGTATTTCAGGCGCCGCAGAGTTCTTGGTCATCATCATCATCTTGTTCGTCTTTGTGGCCCGATACGGATATTTTTTGAGCCTTGAACTGGGACCGCGCGGGGCGACCTTGGGGAAACGCGCGCTGGGCATTCGGGTCGCCGCGCGCAAAGGCGGTCGGCTAACCCCAGAAGCCATTGTCGCGCGCAATTTGCTGCGCGATATTGAACTGTTCTTTCCATTGACTTTCATCATGGTCACCACGTTTTCCAGCATCGCCAACGTTGATGCGGGCGGGGCAACTTGGGCCGCGCTTCTATGGTTCATGATCTTCATGGCCTTCCCGTTTTTTAACAAAGACGCGTTGCGCGCGGGCGATGTGATTGCGGGGACATGGGTGGTTGAGGCACCGCGCACAAAACTGGCGGAGGCTCTGTCCACGCATGGCGCGGCGGTCGAAGGGTCCAGCGAAGTGACCGGGGCACAATACCAGTTCGGCGAAGATGAATTGGCCGTCTATGGTGAACATGAATTGCAGACGCTTGAGCGGATGCTGCGCGACGCACAGCCCGATGCGCTTGCCGCGGTTCACGATACGATTTGCCGCAAAATTGGTTGGGATCCGGGCGCTGGCGATGAACGCGCGTTTCTAGAGGCGTTCTACGCGCAATTGCGCGCCAAACTCGAAGGGGACATGCGGTTCGGCAAGCGCAAGGCCGACAAATTTTCATGA